In Vicinamibacterales bacterium, the genomic window AACTCAAGCCGCGGGCCGTGCAGGCCGCGTAGATCGACTCCACCGGGATGTCGTCTGAGTCGCCCGCGCTTGCCGGCCAGGCCGGATCGGCAGCGACGGAACCTGAGACCTCGGCCTCGGCAACCGGTTCGGAGCCGGCGAGCACGGTCACGTGCACACGACCCGCCACCTTCGAGGTGGTCACGGTCCTGACGGCGCGCGCAGTGTCGTTGGACCAGGCGAGCGGGCGATGGATCACGAACTGCTCCACCACCAGCCGAGCGGAGCCGAAGGCCTCGCGCCCGGCGCCGAGCACCAGTTCCACCAGGGCGGCGGCGGGCACCAGGGCCCGGCCGAACACCTGGTGATCGGCGAGGTATTCGGACAGCGGACCTTCGGCCTCCGCCAGCCAGTGGCGGGTTCCGCCGAATGGATATCCGGGCGCGTGGGCGCGGGCTCGCGCGGCCGGATCGAACAACGCCTGCCAGTCTGGATTCTCGCCGGCCTCGTAGCGCGCGGCGAGCGACACCAGCGCGGCATCCGCACCCGGGGCCGCGCGGCGTCCCGACATCAGCAACTCGATCGCCTCGGCCGGGGATGAGGCCACCACGGCACGCCGATGGGGAAAGTGCTCGCGGCCGAGCGCGGCAACCGCGGCGATGTCGGCGAGTGCTCCGGCCGCCTGGCCGTCGAGTGCGGCGGCATGGTCGCGAACCAGCCGGGCGAGCGCTTCGGGATCGCGCGCCGAGAGCGGCAGCACGACCGGGCCGATGGCGGTCGATGCCGGTACCGAGACGGGTGGCGCGGCTTCCAGGATCAGGTGCGCGTTGGTGCCGGTGAAACCGAATGAGCTGACCGCGGCGACGCGGGGCGCACCTTCCGGCCACGGCATCAGCGCAGTGGCCACCTGAAGCCCGCTCGAACTCCAGTCAATCGCCGGGTTCGGCGACGAGAAGTGCAGGCTCGGCGGAATCGCGCCGTGTTGCAGCACGAGTGCCGCCTTGATCAGGCTGGCGACGCCGGCCGCGCCTTCGAGATGGCCGATGTTGCTCTTGACCGAACCGATCCAGAGCGGTCGCGATCGATCGCCGCTCGCGCAGTACGACGCCGACAGGCTCCGCGCTTCGATCGGATCGCCGAGCGAGGTGCCGGTGCCGTGCGCCTCCACATAGCCGACGTCCCGCGGCGCCATCCGCGCGTTGGCGAGCGCCTTGCGGATCACGTCCTGCTGCGCCGGGCCATTCGGCACGGTGAGGCCGCTGCTCGCGCCGTCCTGGTTGACGGCGGATCCGCGAATGACCGCGACGATCGGATCGCCGTCCCGCTGCGCGTGGGCCAGCAGCTTGAGCACCACCACGCCGCAGCCTTCGCCGCGCACGTAGCCGTTGGCGGCGGCGTCAAACGGCTTGCAGCGGCCGTCGGCCGCCAGCATGCGGGCGCGCGAGAAGCTCATGTTGGTCTGCGGCGCGAGCATCAGGTTCACGCCGGCGGCGAGCGCGGTGGCGCATTCCCCCTGGCGCAGCGCCTGGATGGCCAGGTGCACGGCGACCAGCGACGAGGAGCAGGCCGTGTCGATCGACATCGACGGCCCGGTGAACCCGAAGAGGTACGACAAGCGGCCGGCCGCCGCGCTCAACGCGTTGCCGGTGCCGAAGTGCGCGGTGACCGGCGCCGTGTTGGCGACCAGGTGGCGGATGGCGTAGTCGTAGGTGCAGATGCCGGCGTAGACGCCGGTGTCGGTGCCGCGGAGGCGTGCCGGCGGCAGGTTGGCGTGCTCGAGCGCGCGCCACGCCGTCTCCAGCAGCACGCGGTGCTGCGGATCCATGTTCTCCGCCTCGCGCGGCGAGACGCCGAAGAACTCCGCGTCGAAGCGTCCGACCGCGTCGATGAACCCGCCGAACGGCGACACGATCTTGCCGGCCGCGTCCGGATCGGTATCGGCGTAGGCGCCGGCGTTCCAGCGATCGGCCGGCACGCGCTCGATGGCGTCGAGCCCGCGCCAGAGCAAGTCGCGGTAGGCGTCGGCCGAGTCGGCCTGCCCGGGAAACCGGCAGCTCATCCCGATAATCGCGACCGGCGCGTGCGCGGCATCCTCGAAGCGGCGGTTGCGATCGCGCGTCTCGCGCAGCTCGACCAGCGCCTTCGCCATCAAGGCCCTGGTGTCTGGCACGCGGGAGTCAGGCGAGGAGTCGGACATGCCTAGTGTTGCTCCAGCTCGCGCGAGAGCATTTCGGCCAGCTCGGCTTCGGTGAGATCGTCCAGGGCCGCCACCGCGGCGGCAGTGCCGTTGTCGGCGGGCTGGGACGCGGCGGGCGGCAGCGTCCATTCGGGCACTTGTGCCAGCAAGTACCCCGCGAGCGCCTCGATGCTGCCGTACTCGAGCACCACGGTGGTCGGGAGGCTCCGGTGCAGCTCCTGCTCGAGTTGGTTGCGCAGCTCGAGCGAGGTCAGCGAGTCCATCCCCAGCGAGAAGAACCCACGCGTGGCGGGAATGTCCGTCGCGTCAGGCCGCCCGAGCGTGGCCGCCACGCGGGCCTGCAGATATCGAGTCAAGGCGGCGCGCCGTTGGTCGGGCGCCAGCCCGGCGATCGTGCGCACGAGTTGCGGCCCGGCAACTGGGCCGGTGTCGTCGGCTGAAGTGCCCTGGACGCCCCGAAACAACGACGGTATGTACTTGGTGCCGAAGCGCGCGTGGAAGCGGGACCAGTCCACCGGCATCACCATCGCCTGCGCCTCGCCGCGATCGAGCAGGGTCTCCATGGCGCGCCAGGCCGGCGCCTCGTCGAGCAGGGTGATGCCGGCCGCGGCCATGCGCTGGCGGTCGGCGTCGGCCAGGCGGGCGGCCATGCCGCTGCCGCCCCATGGTCCCCAGTTGACGCTGAGCGCGGGGAGCCCGGAGGCCCGGCGGTGCGCCGCCAGCGCGTCGAGGCCGGCGTTGGCCGCGGCGTAGTTGCTCTGACCCGGCGTGCCGATCAGCGCCGCCGCCGACGAGAACAACACGAATCGCTCGAGGTCCCTGCCGCGTGTGCAGCGGTGCAGGTTCCACGCGCCAACCAGCTTGGCGCGTGACACGCGCGCAAAGGCTTCCGGCGTCTGCTGCGCGATGATCCCGTCCGCCAGCTCACCGGCGGTGTGGTAGATCGCGGCGACCGGCGCCGCGAAGTCCGCCTCCATGCCATCGAGGACACGCGCGACTTCATCGCGGTTGGCGACGTCGGCGACGTAGCACCGGGCCTTGACGCCGCCCTGCCGCAGTGTTTCCAGGAACGCGAGCCGCTCGTCGTTGGGCTCGGCCCGCGCGATCACGGCAAGGCGACGCGCGCCACCGGCCTGCAGGTGCCGGCAGAGCGCCTGGCCGAGCGCGCCAAAGCCTCCCGTCACCACGTCGATGCCCCGCCGCGGCTGCCGGTCGGCGATCGGCATCACGATGGCGACCTTGCCCACGTGCCGCGCGCGCGAGACCAGGCGAAACGCGTCGGTGACGGCACTGGCGGGAAAGGCCTGCGTCCGGATTGGCTGCAACGTCCCCGACTCGAGGCCGGAGGCGATCGTGTCGAGCATCTCGCGAATGCGGCCGGGCTCCGCCCGCGCCACGTCGGCGAGATCGAACGGCGAATACTGGATGTCGGGCCGGAGGGCGGCGACCTGCGCGGCCGGCCAGGTCCCGGTCTTCCCGATCTCGACAAAGCGCCCGCCGGGCGCGGTGCAGTCGAGTCCCGCGCGGATCAGCTCGCCGGTGAGGCTGTTCAACACGACGTCCACGCCACGGCCGCCGGTGGCGTTCATGATGGCGGCGGAAAACCCGGGCGTGCGCGAACCGTAGATCCACTGGATGCCCTGCTCGCGCAAGACCCGCTGCTTGGGCGCGCTGGCCGTCGCGAACACTTCGGCGCCGAGCGAGCGCGCCACCTGGATCGCGGCCTGTCCGACCCCACCCGTCGCGGCATGAATGAGCACCCGCTCGCCCGCCTTGACCTGCGCCACCGTCACCAGCGCGTGCCACGCGGTCAGGAACGCCAATGGAATGCCGGCGCCCTCGGCGAACGTGACGGAGTCGGGCAGCCGGGTCACGAACCCGGCCCGGCTGATCACGGTGTGCGCCATCGAGCCGGGCGTCAGCGTCAACATCACGCGATCACCAGCGGCCGCGGAAGTCACGCCGGCACCCGCCGCCAGCACCACGCCGGCGGCGTCGAACCCAAAGGCGGAATCGGCGGTCAGCTCGAGCGCGCCGAGCGCATGCAGCACGTCCTTGAAGTTCAGGCCCGCGGCGCGCACGGCGACCAGCACCTCACCAGGCCCGGGCGAGGGCACGGCGGCCGGTTCAAACGCGAGGCTGTCGAGATTGCCGATGGTCCGGCAGATCAGCCGCGCCGGAGCGGCGGCCACCAGCACGCGAGGGCCCTCCGCCGCCCGCAGCCGCAACGCCAATCGCGCGTTGTTGCGCCACGCGATCTGATCCTCGTCTTCCGCTCGACACTCCGCCGCAACCGCCGACGCGCAATCGTCGTCTGTGGACACCGGATCCAGGTCGACACACGCGCACCGCAGGCCGGGGAGCTCGTTGCGGACCACTCGCGCAAAGCCCCATAACGGCGCCCGGCCGGCGCCCGGCTCGTCGATCGCCGAGTCGGGCGATTGCGCGCCACGGGTCACGAACAGCAGCCGCGGTTGCCGCGACTCGGCCAGAGCGCCAAGCGCGCGCACGGTCGCGAGCGCTTCCGCCAGCAGCGCGCCCGGCTCGACCGGCGTGCCGGCAACCGCCAGGTAGCACACGCCGGCGATGTTCGCGCCCTCGCGCGCGGCGGCGCCAGCGACGTCCGCCACGGCTACCGTGCGCGCGCGACGGCCGCCCTCGGACAAACGCGCCGCCACCTTCTCACCAAGATCCGTATCGTCTCCGGCAACGAGCCACTGGCCGCTCGTTGCGGGCGGGGCGCCGATCGCGGCGGCCGCTTCCCACACCGGCATCCACATCGGCGCGCGCTCGCCGGCAGCGGCCGGTTCGGTGGCGCCGACTTCGTGCATCCGGATGCCGTCGATGCGCACGCGCGCGACGCCGTCGCGATCCGCGATCGACAGGGCGCAGAAGGCCGAGCGGCCGCTCGCCGTGGAGGCATCCGTCTCCCACCGGCACTCCACGCGACCGGCGGGCGTGGTCGGCCCAGCCACGTCGAGTCGCGCGATTCCGGCAGGGATGTAAGTGCGATCGCCCAGGTCCGGCCGCGTCGCGGCCAGCGCCTGCAGCGCCGTGTCGAGGATCACCGGGTGCAGCAGGTAGTCGACGTAGCCGCCGCTGGGCGGCACCGCGAACTCGGCCGATCCGTAATGGCCGGGATGCGAATCCAGCCGCAGCAGCGACTGGAACGCCGGACCGTAGTCGATGCCGCGGCGGCTCGAGGCGTCGTAGAACTGCGCGCCGGTCATCGACGAGAGAATCCCGGATGGGGATTCGACCCGCGGGCCGCCGGCGGCCTCGGGCGGCAACGGTTGCGCCGTACACCGCATGTGCTCGGTCCATTGGCCCGCGGCCGCATCAGTGAGCGCGCAGATTCGGATCGCGCACCCGCCCGGCTCCACAGTCACGATGGCCTGCACCTCGATGCTGGCGGACGCCGGCAGGATCAACCGGCGGTGGAACTCGATGCCCGTCAATCGCAGTGCGACGGTCCCGAGGTGATCGGCGGCGGCGGCCAGCGCCGCCTCGACGAAGCACGCCGCCGGCACCACGACCGCGCCTTGTATCCGGTGGTCGCGCAGCAACGGCGACGACTCCGGCGACAGGCGAGCCGCGTAGATCTTCTCCGGCAGCGGCGACGGTGCCCGCCGCCCCAGGAAGGGGTGGCCGGAATCCTGGCGCCAGTGATCGCCGCCTTCAGCCTTCGTGGCTCCGCCATCCACCCAGCAACGGCGACGCTGAAAGGGATAAGTGGGAACCGGCGCCACCGGGTAAGCCGTGGCGAAGACGCGGTCCCATGTGACGTCGCACCCGCGGGTGTAGAGGTGCGCCAGCGTCTCCAGCGTTGCGGCGGCGTCGCCACTCTTCATGCTCGGCAGCCACGTCGCGTCGAGCGGTCCGGCACTTTGCCGCGCCGCCGCCAGCAAGCTGGCCGAAGGCCCGATTTCCAGGATGATGGTGGGAGCGTGGCTGGCCATCGCGCGGGCCGCGTCGGCAAAGCGAACCGGGTTGACGATCTGGTTCGTCCAGTATGCGGCCGTGGCCACGTCGTGCGGGCCGTCCGCGCCGGCGCCGGTGAGCTCCATCGGCACATCAGGGGCGGCGAAGCCGACGGCCGCCGCCGCCGCTGAGAACTCCTCCAACACCGGCCGCATGAGCGGTGTGTGAAACGCGTGTGACACGGCGAGGCGCTTGCACGGCTGACCGGCGCGCTCGAGATCGGCCAGGCAGGCGTCGAGGGCATCCGCCGCGCCGGCAATGACGACCGCGCGCGGCCCGTTCACGGCCGCCACCGTCAACGCGCCGTGGCTGCCGCTGATGCGCGCGAGGGCGTCTGCCTCCGACATCAGCAACGCCGCCATGCCGCCATTGACCGGCGTGCGCTGCATCAGCCGTCCGCGCTGCACCACCAGGCGGACCGCGTCTTCCAGCGGCATGACGCCGGCGGTCCAGGCGGCGGCGTACTCGCCGATGCTGTGGCCGACCACCACCGCCGGCTCGATGCCCCAGGCGCGCCACATCGACACCAGCGCGTACTGCAGTGTGAACAGGCACGGTTGCGTGTATTCCGTCTGATCGATGCGCGGGTCGTTCACGTCACCCACGATCAACGGCAGTGGCGACCACCCGGCGTGGCGCTCCACCAGGCCGGCGCACTCGGTGAGCGCCTCTCGGAATCGCGGCACGGCATGAAAGAGCGCCGTGCCCATACCGCTGTACTGCGCGCCCTGGCCGCTGAAGACGAACGCGATCCGCGGGGCGATGGCATTCGCATCCGCACGGGGAGACAGGTCCAGCCGCGCGAGCTTCTCCGCCGCCTCGCCGGCGTCCCGGGCCACGACCGCGGCCCGATCGCTGAAGTGATTGCGGCGCCGGGCCGCGGTGTGGGCGATCGCCGACAGCGGCAGGTCGGTACGACCAAGGAACTCGACGTAGCGGTCGCGAAGTTCGGCGAGCGCGGCCGGGCTCCTGGCCGAGAGCACGAGCGGAAGCGGCTCAGCGTCCGGCTGGCGCGGCGGCGTCGGCGCTGCGGCCGGCGGCGGCGTCAGCAGGACGTGCGCGTTGGTGCCGCCGAGCCCGAATGCGCTCACGCCGGCGGCGCGCGTCCCGTCGATCCAGGGCGTCAGCGTGGTCGGCACCACCAACGGGCTGCGATCCCAGTCGAAGGCCGGGTTCGGCGTGTCGAACCGCGGCTGGGCCGGCATCGCCTGATGCTGCAGGGCGAGGATCACCTTGACCACGCCGGCGATACCCGCCGCCGCCTCGAGGTGCCCGATGTTGCCCTTCACCGAGCTGACGTAGAGGGGGCGCCGGTCGCGCCCCTCGGCCGTGAAGACTTCGGCCAATGCCGCCAGCTCGATCGGATCGCCGAGGATGGTGCCGGTGCCGTGCGCTTCGATCCAGTCAACGTCGCGCGGCGCGAGGCCGGCGCGGCGCAGCGCCTCGCGCAGCAACTGCTCCTGGGCGAGGCCGTTCGGCACCGTCAACCCGCTGCTCGCGCCGTCATGATTGACCGCCGAACCGGGAATCAACGCGAGGATGGTGTCGCCGTCGCGTTGCGCATCGCGCAGCCGCTTGAGCACCAGCATCCCGCCGCCTTCACCCCGCCCATACCCGTCGGCCGCGGCCGAGAACGACTTCGATCGGCCGTCGGGCGAGAGCGCGCCAATGCGCGACAGGTAGATCGTGACTTCGGGAGACAGCACCAGCTGCACGCCACCGGCCAGCGCCTGCGCGCATTCGCCGTTGCGCAGCGCCTGGCAGGCGAGGTGCAACGCCACCAGGCCGGACGAGCAGGCGGTGTCGATCGCCATGCTCGGTCCGTGCAGGCCGAGCACGTACGAAAGACGGGCGGCGGAGAAGCAGAAGGAACTGCCGGTGCCATCGTAGGGCGAAATGCGCTCCGGCCGGCCGCCGAACAGGCGCAGCTGCGCATAGTCGTTCTGGCCAATCCCGACGTAGACGCCGGTCTGGGAATGACGCAGCTGCTGCGGCGCCATGCCCGCGCGTTCGAGGGCCTCCCAGCTCACCTCCAGCAGCAGGCGATGCTGTGGATCGAGCGCGTCGGCCTCGCGGCCGGAGATCCCGAAGAACTCGGGATCGAAGTCAGCGACCTGATCGAGAAACGACCCGTGGCGAACGTAGTGCGTGCCGGCGACGCGGGCATCGGGATGGTAGAAGCGCTGCCACGCCCAGCGATCCGCCGGGATCTCGCGAACCGTGTCGGCGCCGCTCGCCAGAATCCGCCAGAACGCTTCCGGAGTGTTGGCCCCACCTGGAAAACGGCAGGACATGCCGACCACCGCAATCGGCTCCGGCGAACGCTGGTCCGCGTCGGCGAGCTGCTTCTTGAGTTGCTGGATGACCGTGTAGGACTTGCGGAGCGCCCCCTCGAGCTCTTTCGATGACTCGTGCATGGTCACTCTCGCGCGGCATTCTCGATGGTCTCGAATTCCAGGGCGATTCGTTCCACGAGTTCACGAGGGCTGAGGGCATCGCTGACGCGGTCGGGCCGCACCAAGGAGACGATGCGGTCGGTCAGCGCGTTGATGGTCGCGTAGTTGAAGAGGTCCGCGTTGGAGAGCACGACCCCAAAATCCGCCGACAGGCGGGCGCGAATGGCGGCGACGCCAATCGAATCGAGTCCCATGTCGAACAGGCCGCGATCGGCGTCCGGGACGCGGGCGGCGCCGAGCTCGCCCGCCACCGCGATGCCGATGTGGTTGCGGATGCGGACCCGTAGCTGCTCCACCGTGCCGCCTTGCAGATCGACCGCCGCGGCGCGCGCCTCCTCGGGCGCGGACTCCCGGCGTGGCGCGACCCGCGAGAGGAACGGACTGGGACGACGGGTGGTGAAGGCGGCAAGGAACTGATCCCAGCGCACGTCCACCGCCGCCACCCGCGCATGGTGGGTGCCGAGGAGCGCCGAGAAGAGACGGAGCGCGCGCGCGGGCTCGATCGGGTCGAGGCCGGTCCTCGCCAGGCGCGCCTGCAGCGCCGCCGTCACCATGCCGCCACCGGCCCACGGTCCCCAGCCGATGGCCAGGCCAGGTAGGCCGAGGCGCCGTCGATGCTCGCAGAGCAGGTCGAGGAAGTGGTTGCCGGCGGCGTAGTGCGCCTGCCCCGCGCTGCCCCACCACGACGAAATCGACGAGAAGCAGACGAAGAAGTCGAGGGCGCGATCGCGCGTCAGCAGGTGCAGGTTCCAACTGCCCGTCACCTTCGAACCGGCCACGTCTCGCAACGCCTCCGGCGTCATCGCCGCGATCGGGCATTCCTGCGCGACGCCGGCGGCATGAACCACGCCCGCCAGCGGCAACCCGGTCGCCGCGATCGCGTCGAGCACGCGCCGGCCGTCTTCCAGGCAGGTGATGTCGCCGTGGATGAAACGCACGCCGGGCGGGACGCGATCCCGGATCGCGTCGGGCATGCCCTCGCCGCGGCCGCTCAGCACCACGTGCCTGGCGCCGTTCTCGAGCAGCGCGCCGAGCACGTGCTGGCCCAGCGCCCCGGTGCCGCCGACGATCCAGTAGACGGCGTCATCGCGAAGCCGGCGCGGCGCCTGCATATCGGGACCGGCCGCCGGCATCAGGCGCGGCACGAACCATCGCCCGCCGCGCCGCGCCAGTTGATCCTCGTCGCCCGCCGCGGTCAGCGCGCCGATCAGCGCATCGGCGTCGGCGGCGCCGAAGCCGGCCGGCAGATCGACGAGGCCACCCCACAGGTGCGGCACCTCGAGCGCCGCCGCCTTGCCGGCACCCCACGCGCACGCGCCGTCGAGCCGCACGGCGTCACCGGCGAGAACCGGAATCGCGCTCTCGGTGACGACCCAGCATCGCGCGGCTATGCCCGTGGTCTCGATCTGGCGCAGGGTCTCGATGATCCGCTCGGTCAGCGCCAGTGCCCGCACATCGGGCGCCTCGTCTCCCTCGGACGGCGCGTGCACGATCACGAGCGCCGGCGCCTGGCCCGGGGCGGGCAGCTCGGTAACGCGCCGCAGCCCGGGCGACCGGTCGATCGCCGCGGCCAGCAGCGGGCTGTCGCCAATCAGGAGGCACGGACGCCGGGACCCGGCGCTGATGGTCGCGTCAGGCGCGGGTGGCGTCTCGGCGACGATCCATTCGGTCACGTAGGTGCCGGGCCGATCGCTGCCCTCGTCCACCACTTGCCGCTGGTGCAGCGCCGAGAACGCCTTGACCACCGCGGCCACGGTCGCGGGTTCACGCTCGAGACCGCGGTCGTGCGCCAGCACCTGGGCAATGGCCTCCTCGTCCCGCCCCGCGGCCAGCGCCTGCAGGAGCGGACTGCGATCGCCGGCCTGAACTCGATGCTGCCGGCCGCCGAACGGATAGAGCGGCAGCGCCCACGCATCAGCGGGCGATACCGGCGGCTCGGAGTCCGGCAGCCGGCCTTGGGGCGCCGCGGCCGTGCCGCTGGCGACGAAGGCCGAGAGTTGCCCCACGAGATCCGCGCGTGAGGTGAACGACAGCGCCAGGCGGTGCGAGAACCGGGCGCGGGTCGCGGCTGCGGATGCGCACAAACCTGACAGGTCGTCTGACGCCGACTGGCACAGGTGCAGGTATCGCGCGGCCAGCGCGCGAAGCGCGGCGCCATCGCGCGCCGACACGACGAGACGCGAGGTCGCCGTCACCGGCGTTCGATCCGACGGGCGCGCGGCCCGGCCGGCCGGATCGTCGCCGACAATCACGTGGGCGAGGGTGCCGCCGAAACCGAAGGAGCTGACTGCGGCCACGCGCTCGACATCGCGCTTCGGCCAGGGCGTCACACCCGCGGTCAGCGTCAGGCCCGTCCCGTCGAGGGCGGCGTGCGGACTGGCGCGGTCGATGCGAAGCGCCGGAATCTCGTCGTGCTGAAGCGCCAGGATGGCGGCAATCAGGCCGGCAATCCCCGCCGCGCCTTCCAGGTGGCCGATGATGCCTTTCACCGCGCCCACGCGGCAGGCCGCGGCGCCGGTCCGGCCGTAGCACGCCGCGAGCGCGCTCAGCTCGATCGGATCGCCGAGCGGCGTTCCCGTGCCGTGCGCCTCGACATACTCCACCGAGGCGGCGGTGACGCCGGCGCGGGCCAACGCCTGGCGAATCACGACGCGCTGCGCCTCACCGTTGGGAGCCGACAGGCCGTTGCTGCGGCCATCCTGCACGACCGCCGAGCCGCGAAGAACGGCGAGCACGCGGTTGCCGTCACGGCGCGCCGCCGACAGCGGCTTGAGCACGACCAGGCCGCAGCCCTCGCCGCGGACGTAGCCGTCGGCCGCGGCGTCGAACGGCCGGCACCGGCCGGTGGGCGACAACATCGCCGCGCGCTCGAGCACGCCGGTGACTTCCGCGCTGACGAGCGCATTCACGCCACCGACAATCGCGAGGCTGCAATCGCCGGACCGCAAGGCCTGGCAGGCCTGGTGCACCGCCACCAGGGAAGCCGAGCAGGCGGTGTCAATCGTGAGGCTGGGCCCGCGGACATCGAGGAAATACGACAGCCGGTTCGCGATGATCGCGGCCGAAGTGCCGGTCGCGGCGAAGCGGTCGGGGCCGCCGGGAGCGCCGTAGACGTCGGGCGCGTAGTCAACGGCGCTCACACCGACAAATACCCCGGTGTCGGATCCGGCCAGCGCGTGCGGGACGATGCCGGCGTCTTCGAGCGCGTGCCAGGCGGTCTCGAGCAGGAGCCGCTGCTGCGGATCGAGCGACCGCGCCTCGGCGTCGGAGATCCCGAAGAACTCGGCGTCGAACCGAAACAGGTCGCGGAGGTAGCCGCCGCGACCGACGCTGCGGTTGGCGGGGAACCGCCCTGCCGGCGGCGGCACGATCGCATCACCGCGTCCGGTCAGCGTCTGCCAGAAGGCCGAGGGCGAGTCGCTGTCACCAGGGAAATTGCAGCCGATCCCGATCACCGCGATGCGATCGTCCGCGGCGCTGACCGGCTGCGGTGCCACCACGGCCGGCTCGTCCCCGGCCAGGAACGCCGCGAAGGCGCGGATGCTCGGATACTCCCACAGCGCGGTCACCGGCACCTTGCGCCCCGACTGCTCCTCGATCTGCGCCGCGATCTCGACGGCCTCGATCGAACTCAGCCCGAACGACGAGAAGGGTTCGCTGAGATCGATGAGCGCGTCCGGCGTCTTCTTGCGCGTTGCCATGAGGCGGCGCAGCCAGGCCGCCCATTGCCGTGCGTCGGTTCGCGCCTCGCCGGCCGGCGTCTCCGTGCCGGCGACCGCGGCGTCGGTGGCGGCATGCCACTGCGCGATCGGCGAGAACCCGCCGTTCACGAACGCGGCCTTGCAGGCGCGCCGTTGCACCTTGCCGCTAGAGGTCTTGAGGATGCTGCCCTTGGGCAGCAGCACGATCGCGTCGCAGGCCAGTCCGTGCTCGCGCGACACCGCGGCGCGAATGGCGGTGATGACGGCATCGGTGTCGGCGGCACGGCGGCTCAGCTCGGCGGCGACCACCAGGCGCTCGGCGCCATCGCGCTCCACCGGGAACGCCGCGACAAAACTCTCGCGCACGTCGGCCGCGGCGGCTTCGACCGTCGCTTCGATATCGTGGGGATAGTGATTACTGCCGGCGATGATCAGGAGATCCTTCAGCCGGCCGGTGAGATAGATCTCGCCCTGGCGCGTGAAGCCGAGATCGCCGGTCCGGAGCATGGGCCCGCGGCCCGCGGCCGTGACGGCCGCGAAGGTCTCAGCGGTCTCATCGGGCTTCTTCCAGTAGCCAGCCGCGACGCTGGCATTCGCCATCCAGATCTCCCCCACCACATCGTCGGGGAGCTCCTGCCGCGTGTCCGGATCGACAATGGCCAGGGGATAGTCGCCGGCGGGAACGCCGCAACTGATCACCGCGCGGGCCTGCGGATGCTCGGGCGCAACATCGACGCAGCGGCCGCGCTCGAGGGCGTCAGGCGCGAGGAACGCGGTGCGATACGGCGTGCCGTTCTCCTTGGCGCTGACCACCAGCGTCGCTTCGGCCAGCCCATAGGCCGGGGCAAAGGCGGTGGGCCGGAAGCCGAAGCGCGCGAAGGTGGCGATGAAACGCTCGGCGGTGTCGCGCCGGACCGGCTCGGCGGCGCTGGCCGCGACCACCAGGGAGCTCAGGTCGGTGTCGGGCGCGAGGCGATCGGCCGCGCGATCGATGCACAGCTGGTACGCGAAGTTCGGTCCGTGAATGTGCGTGGCGCGGTACCGCGAGACCGCGTCGAGCCAGCACCAGGGCCGCTTGATGAAGGCGACCGGCGAGATCACGTAGCAGGCCGACATCGAGTACAGCGGGTGCAGCAACCCGTCGATGAGACCGTAATCGTGGAAGTACGGCATCCACGTCACCGACGTGGACTCGGCGCTGTAGCGAAAGCTCTTTTGCAGCCGGCCGAGATTGTCCAGGATGTTGGCGTGCGTGACCATCACGCCCTTGGGGCTGGAGGTGGACCCGGACGTGTACTGGAGAAGGGCGAGGTCGTCCGGCGCCGCGTCGTGCGGCTCGAGCTGCGGGCCGTCGGCGGTCACATCCGTCACGATCCAGGGCAGGTCGCGGAGATCGCTGGCGCCGGCAAAGGCTTCGCGCGCCTGGTCGCGGATCTCCAGGCTCGCCACCACCGCCGCGGCGTCGCAGTCGGCGACC contains:
- a CDS encoding beta-ketoacyl synthase N-terminal-like domain-containing protein, producing the protein MGVKGVASILERCVATAPGRDAYTFLAQGRDDARALTYGELYRLAGVHARLLRERVRPGDRVLLLQDNSLDFMIGFMACIFAGAIPVPVPPPDVSRLKRTLPRMRAVVADCDAAAVVASLEIRDQAREAFAGASDLRDLPWIVTDVTADGPQLEPHDAAPDDLALLQYTSGSTSSPKGVMVTHANILDNLGRLQKSFRYSAESTSVTWMPYFHDYGLIDGLLHPLYSMSACYVISPVAFIKRPWCWLDAVSRYRATHIHGPNFAYQLCIDRAADRLAPDTDLSSLVVAASAAEPVRRDTAERFIATFARFGFRPTAFAPAYGLAEATLVVSAKENGTPYRTAFLAPDALERGRCVDVAPEHPQARAVISCGVPAGDYPLAIVDPDTRQELPDDVVGEIWMANASVAAGYWKKPDETAETFAAVTAAGRGPMLRTGDLGFTRQGEIYLTGRLKDLLIIAGSNHYPHDIEATVEAAAADVRESFVAAFPVERDGAERLVVAAELSRRAADTDAVITAIRAAVSREHGLACDAIVLLPKGSILKTSSGKVQRRACKAAFVNGGFSPIAQWHAATDAAVAGTETPAGEARTDARQWAAWLRRLMATRKKTPDALIDLSEPFSSFGLSSIEAVEIAAQIEEQSGRKVPVTALWEYPSIRAFAAFLAGDEPAVVAPQPVSAADDRIAVIGIGCNFPGDSDSPSAFWQTLTGRGDAIVPPPAGRFPANRSVGRGGYLRDLFRFDAEFFGISDAEARSLDPQQRLLLETAWHALEDAGIVPHALAGSDTGVFVGVSAVDYAPDVYGAPGGPDRFAATGTSAAIIANRLSYFLDVRGPSLTIDTACSASLVAVHQACQALRSGDCSLAIVGGVNALVSAEVTGVLERAAMLSPTGRCRPFDAAADGYVRGEGCGLVVLKPLSAARRDGNRVLAVLRGSAVVQDGRSNGLSAPNGEAQRVVIRQALARAGVTAASVEYVEAHGTGTPLGDPIELSALAACYGRTGAAACRVGAVKGIIGHLEGAAGIAGLIAAILALQHDEIPALRIDRASPHAALDGTGLTLTAGVTPWPKRDVERVAAVSSFGFGGTLAHVIVGDDPAGRAARPSDRTPVTATSRLVVSARDGAALRALAARYLHLCQSASDDLSGLCASAAATRARFSHRLALSFTSRADLVGQLSAFVASGTAAAPQGRLPDSEPPVSPADAWALPLYPFGGRQHRVQAGDRSPLLQALAAGRDEEAIAQVLAHDRGLEREPATVAAVVKAFSALHQRQVVDEGSDRPGTYVTEWIVAETPPAPDATISAGSRRPCLLIGDSPLLAAAIDRSPGLRRVTELPAPGQAPALVIVHAPSEGDEAPDVRALALTERIIETLRQIETTGIAARCWVVTESAIPVLAGDAVRLDGACAWGAGKAAALEVPHLWGGLVDLPAGFGAADADALIGALTAAGDEDQLARRGGRWFVPRLMPAAGPDMQAPRRLRDDAVYWIVGGTGALGQHVLGALLENGARHVVLSGRGEGMPDAIRDRVPPGVRFIHGDITCLEDGRRVLDAIAATGLPLAGVVHAAGVAQECPIAAMTPEALRDVAGSKVTGSWNLHLLTRDRALDFFVCFSSISSWWGSAGQAHYAAGNHFLDLLCEHRRRLGLPGLAIGWGPWAGGGMVTAALQARLARTGLDPIEPARALRLFSALLGTHHARVAAVDVRWDQFLAAFTTRRPSPFLSRVAPRRESAPEEARAAAVDLQGGTVEQLRVRIRNHIGIAVAGELGAARVPDADRGLFDMGLDSIGVAAIRARLSADFGVVLSNADLFNYATINALTDRIVSLVRPDRVSDALSPRELVERIALEFETIENAARE